One segment of Leptodactylus fuscus isolate aLepFus1 chromosome 7, aLepFus1.hap2, whole genome shotgun sequence DNA contains the following:
- the BOLA1 gene encoding bolA-like protein 1 encodes MLPARILQSCRRIPSALVTSRYLGSQSMEKPVETSIRAKLTQNLQPCHLEVHNESYMHAVPAGSESHFKVVVVSDVFDGKSLIQRHRLVNDVLKEELAGPVHALSIEAKTPQQWEENPTVSKSPACMGGSKHDPQMRR; translated from the coding sequence ATGCTTCCGGCCCGGATTTTGCAGTCTTGTAGACGCATTCCCTCGGCTTTGGTGACGTCAAGATATTTAGGATCTCAAAGCATGGAAAAGCCTGTGGAGACGTCAATCAGAGCCAAACTGACTCAGAACCTGCAACCCTGCCACCTAGAGGTGCATAATGAGAGTTACATGCATGCCGTGCCCGCCGGGTCGGAATCCCACTTTAAAGTGGTGGTGGTATCTGATGTGTTCGATGGGAAGTCTCTCATTCAGCGTCACAGACTTGTCAATGATGTATTGAAGGAGGAGTTAGCCGGACCCGTCCACGCTCTGTCCATCGAGGCCAAGACACCGCAACAATGGGAAGAGAACCCCACCGTCAGTAAAAGCCCTGCCTGTATGGGGGGATCGAAACATGACCCCCAGATGAGAAGATAA